Below is a genomic region from Medicago truncatula cultivar Jemalong A17 chromosome 3, MtrunA17r5.0-ANR, whole genome shotgun sequence.
tgaaactccagctaagggttcagtaactacttctcttgtttgtttgagttgtccgttgtctatgtttggtagagactttgaaGTCGATCTTGTATGTTTGCCGTTGtcgggtatggatgtgatttttgggatgaactggttagagtataaccatgttcatattaattgctttagtaagacggtgcatttttctctTGTTGAAGAAGAGAGTGAAGCTGAGTTCTTGACTACTAAACAAttgaagcagttagaacgtgatggaatcttaatgttttctttgatggcatacTTGTCATTGgagaatcaagctgtgattgatagATTTCCAttggtgaatgaatttccagaagtttttcctgatgagattccagatgtgccaccagatagggaggttgaattttcaatcgATCTTGTGCccggaacgaagccggtgtcgatggcaccttatcgtatgtcggcGTCCGAGATAGCTGAGttaaagaaacagttggaagatttacttgataagaaatttgtaagaccgagtgtttcaccgtgggaagcaccggtgttgttggttaagaagaaggatggtagcatgaggttgagtatagattaccgtcagctGAATAAAGTgacgataaagaacaggtatccacttCTGAGAATTGACGAtttaatggatcagttagtgggtgcttGTGTGTTCAGcaaaattgatttgaggtcgggttaccatcagattaaggtgaaggatgaggatatgcagaagacggcctttaggacacgttttggtcactatgaatataagaTGATGcatttcggtgttactaatgcgcctggtgtgtttatgTGCACCTAGTTCGAcgcatatatgcatgtggtaccatttcacttcaaggtcgtcacctatatctagaccgtcaaaggtctctgcaaggccgaagcccacaatctagatcactaatggatctctgcaagaccgaagtccacaaaactagatcactaaatgatctctgctaggccggagcccaatgatgcaacaaaaacattgtaacaccctgtttcccaaaactaattaaataataataataactcaacatcagagtaaaacccaaacgggcatgtcacactacattttcaaaattttcttaaatagaatataaaaatctatttaattaaacatcctccaaaattatcattaaatctgcagcggaatattctcatcaaaacaacaacaataactgtTTAAACCTCCATAATAaattcttggcataaaagccttaacaacataaaattcaataacaaaagggctacatcagcaacaatcaaaatatgatacataaggaatgaaacataACTAAGTATACCCATCccaaatgtatcagagccctagacacttgagccaccaccaactactcaggatcacctacaagttacccataggaagggcaacattttcaagcagaaggagtgagattcacaacaataatatagataatgaatgcatcaattgaatctaacaccctatcataataattcatcaacatatataaatatcatcattatcaataTCATCAACGATGGTAATTAGAAACCAACACAATGAGTCATGCGAcacatcaccactccactaagactcctctaacaacATCCatacatgtggtaccataatcagggccgaagccctcaccgctgtagaatggttaaagcattcattttttaggacataagtcctcaccgctaaacaccgctttgagcaactagtgctccaacgctttgaacgacaaggcgttccagagccgaagctctcccacttttatgcttatgcaactgacccacttgtatatttctacatacaactcaacctatgcatatatatatatgactcaCTACTCCAAAATACAACATCATGTATGACTTAATTAAATGAAAGCATACAATCCAGCCAACATCAAATCATTATAACCAATTTAAACATCCCAGAAAATTACACCATTATAATAGTCATGCTTAAACATCAAGataaatcaaccatcaacaaaCAGAACCAACAACTCAAAGTCtaggcaactcgcctcgcgagtactcCTACTtgctatggcgaactcaagaaaagggacactcgccatggcgagttcgaggctaactcgaggcgaacgaaaatatggtgctctcgggagttttgacatttttctcactaaatcttcaattctaagctccctattcatctttttaatctaaaacttgctccagtcctctctaaaatcatctaggtacttAAAACTATCCACTTTACAacttataacaacacttcaaaaatcatgatctctcagatgcttgctcgccgtggcgagtggttctgctcgcgaggcgagccatgaagattgctcactcgcgaggcggaAAGGTCTactcgcctaggcgagcgatgaatatcagtACAACCAGGATCCAAAATTttacccaaaatcccaattttctcacttccactccccaaatcagtttacagatactaTACTAAGTGCTaaatgcaaccagaacctaattctaacatcagaatcACAATCTCTACTCTCAAAACCCACTAATTCAACATAAACCTAGAATTTCTAATTtctaccaaaacctgttaaactcaaaatcagaattcagaatctATACAATTgcagtaaacctcacccttaccttagaattgcagaaagaaatgcacatcAATTGATGaacttggctctacttgctcttctctcccttttctcccaaaactgacagTTTTCCCGGAAAACGTATTCTGACTCTTTCTTaacttctctttattttatttactcccccttaattctaataaattctaacataacccccaaaactccatttaatactaattcttacttattctaattattattaaaataaactatataataaaatataacacaccataaaatccacaaatattatttaaaatcatgacaaaaactccacataaatccaaaataattaaaataacgactagggcgttacaaacatcatataaaatctcaacacgactatgatgcatggacatgtaacaaagactcgataatgcgacatcaatccacaattttcaccacaatatacaggacaacttccaaatatattgatcatctccacaacatttgcattatcaagaaaacatgtccatacacaatcaaatcataagattcattatcacaacctcaacatgatcatcaataatcaacaatgtcattcaacattaaCTATCTCATATAGTTttaccatttcaagcattcttacattctaagtaagagaacatacacatctcatgatattcatcatatccaacatacaATCATTccttcatacaacttcacttagtcatataagaatagtTACTATAGAACATAGGACAATTGACGAGAGGAACATTCCAGACCaaaaccgtatcaagtggcaaacggccaacattgataattttcaagacaaaataacatagacaagttgaaagttCTCAAGCAACCTTAATCAATCttgtagtcatgagcttaagccgcCTCCGGACCATTAGACATTAATCAAAGAATAACTTAAGTTCGtacaaaaaaatccaatttcacAATCTTTCATATTCCCACCTGAAATATCacttttgacatgattaagatgtttgactactcttacaagtcttacctgagtctatatgagctgtaggttcaaTTTGTAAGTTCCATTGTTTGCAAAAGTTTGTTTTCGACAAAAGTCTAGAATTCCCAAAAACtcccaagttaagactcaaatggaaaatttcaagtttaggcaagctaatcgtgttccagtaggtttagggaattaaacagtagttaaacatgttggaagaatcattttacaaaactTGGATTGGCTCCctaagacccggaacaaaagattaaagtggctgaaactgggcttgttcgcttaagcgaccacctggttcgcttaagcgaacgagttccagtagcccCCAGAAGTGTacgctttctggtcgctgattggtcgctcaccagttcgcttaagcgaatgagTTCCAGAAGCTACCAAAAAGTACGATTACGAGCTCGCTCGCAGGGcgcttaagcgacctgaacCCAGAAAAtactatgaatgttcgcttaccgGTTGCTTAAGCGAACCCTTAAGCGAACGTTCACAGTTCTGCAGAAATtgttacgggtttcaaccccttttcacccaaaatccccaattttgatccctcaatgccCAAAAATGTTTCAAGATGATGTTtacaggtcaatatgactaaaaagactcacaaagactcaacaaacatgaaaacacttgacattaggaccaattcatcaattttcaccaaaacaccaacaacatctcatttctcaacaacaaatcatgaatcatgcaaacccaagccatgaattatcatcaacaacatcacttagaaacaacaacatcaattgatcatgaatcttatcacaattcaacaacaacatagcataattcaaccaattgagcatattttcaacatataccattttctcatactttgaacatgaatttcaactaacaacaattcaattatccataacttcatacattCAAACATgacatcataattagagcacgaatttcatcatttatgaacaattaatcaattcacccaTTTTAGCACttttcatacaataattgaaaaattgcaataatgattatgatgaattctaacccccttaccttagttagattaatCTCCCTAGATTAGggttcaatttagctcctagctCTCCCCcaatccttgattcttcaagttcctcttctctctaacccttttcctcttgctcccactttctctctctaactctctcaaaaatatcttgtgaaatgaaagtgtgaggaaattttCTCTAAGACAAGGTTTTTATAGTATGTCcccttaatgggcctaaccctaaAGCTTAGTGGATTTAACCCATTCCAACTCAAATCTAAATGTTTCTACACATACAACGGTAAATCACTAATAACGGTCaattaacggtaaaatactaccAACGGTaactaaacggtaaaatattaattattactttagtaacttagtaaaacaacggttctcactaaacagtaaaaataattctcaccaaaacttacaatttacctgttctcacaaaatgaccaaaatacccctatgtccaaaatgactaaatcacccttctaacacgaaaacccatgaaaatgcacccaatgatgaatgatcatgtaacactcctatttctattaaagtaattaaacatgcgaataatacatttattcaagaaatagaggctacgtcatagtacaaaattcaaaaccataaacatgtatataaacttcaacagtcacagcggaatataaactaGAGTACaccaaatatacatgtcatgaatcaattattacatcaacatagatgaatctcaaaTCCCAACATACGGGTAAATCTCCGATCATAACaataatccaaaacaaaagaCCTAGACTAAGACAatgcctagatcagagccaccTAGACTCTAAAACACCGATACTGGAGAAAGCttccgatatccaccaagcataAAAACTCACCGAGCAACTAATCCTgaacaacgtctacccatccatacagacaggtaggcggtcaaaaccactgggggtaagtgttacatcatcataatccaaataatagttaacatgaatatttcaatttaacatcatgcacttgatcaataataatattcacataTATATACTTATACCATGATCCCAAAAACTCACATCaattaatcaccaatcacatgtatcaTGAACAAGTATCAAATCACATTCATTTAtgcacaatcaccaatcacaatccaccaataagactcatgcatgaTGTGTACCTAGACCGAcacgtatatgcatgtggtaccatatcacctcaaggtcgtcacctataTCTAGACCGTCAAAGGTCTCTGCAAGGCCGGAGCCCACAAATCTAGTTCACTAAGGATCTCTGCAAGGCCGAAGTCCACAAATCTAGATGACTAAATGATCTCTGCTAGGCTGGAGCCCaaagatgcaacaaaaacatcttattaaatctcaactcgactatgatgcatggacatgtaacaagactcaataatgcgacaacaattcacaattttcaccacaatatataggacaactcccaattatattgatcatctccacaacatttgcattatcaagaaaacatgtccatactCAATCAAATCATAATACTCATTATCACCACATCAatatgatcatcaataatcaacaatgtcattcaacatcatttATCTCATATGGTTTCACCATTTCAatcattccttacattctaagtaagatagcatacacaacTCATGATAAGAATCATATCCAAAtaatatcattcattcatacaacttcattAGTCATATAAGAATAGCCACGATAAGTCATAAGACAATTggctcaagaaacatttccgaccaaaAACCATaccaagtggcaaacggccaacattgataaatccCAAGATAAAACAACCTAGACATGTTGAAGAttctcaaacaaccttaatCATTCATgcagtcatgagcttaagccgcCTCCGGATCATTagacattaatccaagaacaacttatgttcgtatgaaaaacccaatttcacaatctttcacattcccacccaaAATATCACCTTTgacttgattaagatgtttgactactcttacaagtcttacctaagtctatatgagctgtaggaTCAACTTGTAAGTTCCATTGTTTGCAAAAGTTTGGTTTCGACAAAAGTTTAGAATTCCCAAAAACttccaagttaagactcaaatgAAAACTTTAGGTTTAGGCAAGCTAAtcttgttccagtaggtttaggggattaaaattagttaaacatgcttaaagaatcattttacaaagctcagattggcccccaaagacctggaacaaaagattaaagtggctgaaactgggcttgttcgcttaagcgacggcctCGTTCGCTTAGGCGAACAAGTTCCAGAAGCTACAACCAAGGTTCGCTTAGCTGTTCGCttccggttcgcttaagcgaaccagtcATAGAACCCACTGTGGCTGTTCgcttacccgttcgcttaagcgaacagtcataaTTCTGCAGAATTTTTTTACAGGTTTCAACCCCTTtttacccaaaatccccaattttgatccgtcaatgcccaaatgtgtttccagatgttgtttacaggtcaatatgactaaaaagactcacaaagactcaacaaacatgaaaacaattgacaTTAGGATCAACTCaccaattttcaccaaaacaccaacaacatctcatttctcaacacaaatcatgaatcatgcaaacccaagccatgaattatcatcaacaacatgacatattaataacaacatcaattgatcatgaaacttatcacaattcgacaacaacaaagcataattcaccaattgagcatattttcaacacGTAACCATATCATacactttgaacatgtaattcaactaaccacaattcaattatccataacttcatacatccaaacatgtcatcataattagagcacaaatttcatcatttatgaacaattaatcaattcacccaattaagcacttttcatacaaataattgaaaaattgcaataatgattatgatgaattctaacccccttaccttagttaggttaatctctctagcttaggcttcaatttttcTCCTAGCTCTCTTCaccccttgattcttcaagtcctcttctctctaacccttttctcctcttgctcccactttctctctacaactctcacaaaatatcttatgaatgaAAGTGTGTGGAAATTTCCTCTAAGACAAGGTTTTTATCAAGTCcccttaatgggcctaactctCAAACTTAATGGATTTAACCCATTTCAACTCacatctaaaatgtttctacgcACACAACGGTATTTCACTAATAACGGTCaataacggtaaaatatcaccatcggtcactaaacggtaaaaccttaattatttactctagtaacttagtaaaacaacggttctcactaatcactaaaagtaattctcatCAAACTTATAATtcacccgttctcacaaaatgaccaaaatacccctaagtccaaaaatgactaaaatacccttctaacacggaaacccatgaaaatgcatccaatgatgaataatcacacacagacacataaaacacataataaaattaattaaaataaatctagctaaaaattggaCTGTTACAGATCACACACAAGTACATATaaacacacaataaaagtaattaaaataaatcgagcgaaaatcgggctgttacatcaTACTTCATGATGACTCAAGAATAAGTCTCAAAAAATGCCAATAATATCCTCCGTGGAATTTATGTCGTCGAAAATGGCATTTTTGGGGGGCATTTGTTTGCCTGTAAATTTGACAGGCTCATTTAATATGGTCGATATTTGTTTGACCTTTAACTTTGTAGGAATCGAAGAAGCTTCCTTATTTTAATATGGTCGACATTATATTCTATCTAATAAGCTATAAGTTTCTTTTTCTACTTATGCATCATAAGTGCTTttgtgtgaattatgatttttatgatttttgatgTTGATTTTCGGGCTCCTAATTTATGTGTAGTTATGGGTATGTTGGATTTTATGGAATTGATGTGTTTATATGTTCAAGTTCGTAGTTGATGTTTAAAAAAAGTTGGTTTGGTGATTTTTGCTCAATTATGTGTAAACCATGAATTTGGGAGTGATTATTGGTCAAACCTGTTTCTAATCACTTGGTAAATGATTATATATGTTTGTATGTTGTTGaagtttgaattgttgttgttgtttgagaaGTTTGGATGAAATTGtgaaaatatgagtttttggtgaaaaataagtttgatgttgaatttgtgatgaaaTGATGTTATGATTCGATGTTTGTAATTGTTTTGATTGTCTTTTGATGTATGTTCACTAATAACTAAGTTTGATTTGGGtcaaagttttgattttgatgtactttgaaaatgaatttctttttgaaaaatgagaaaatgggACGAACTtagtgaatttttgaaaataaccgGAATTGAACTATGATTTTGATATCTATGATTTACTGTGATGTTATGTGATATATGAAAATGTTTTGTTCATGTGTTTGAGCATGAAAGCCTTGTTTCGGTGAATTAGTtggaaaaagataatttttatgaaaatagacAAACTTTGTCAAAATAAGATTTTATGATCGGATAACTTGCAAATGGCTTTGTAAACATTAGAAAATGATGCAATAAGAATGATTCAATGTGTGTTTGGTATTTAATATGCAGGTTATCATGATTTTGGGAATTACGCGTCTATTATGTGATTGTGCTATATGAAACAATGTCGTTTCTTTGTGATGATGATTTCTTGACAATTGTTTATTGcttgatgatgaatatgtagAGATGATTAAGTATTTGATACTGATTGATGTATGGATGTATTGTTCGATAGTGCTATATGTGGAACTTGTCATAAATACTTCTTCCATACTTTTTGTTCACAAATTGCAAATATTTTCTCCgtgtgtttatatatttatcattGACAAATGTTTGTCAAGTATTTTCTTAACATTTATCGATGACAAATATCTGTCctgtatttttttatgtatcaatGATTAATAGTTGtcatatttatttacttttattagtaacaattttttttttaaaacagctcttttattaaataaaccactttatttttttggaaaaaaataaaccaccattataaaaaaggaaaaaatggcCTAAAGGaaacaaagatgttgatatcGCAGAAAAGGCAGCCAAAAACCTGTCAAACCCACCCTAACATTATGCATTCCGGGGgcgaaaaaaccaaaaacagaaAGCTAACAACAACCCAAGAAGTCACCTAATTaggcaattttttttaaaacattagtAAAAATACACTATgcacaaaattattattttttgaataaatcaaAATGGTATATATTAAAAGCGGCAATGTAAATTTCTTAGTACAAGATGTACTAGAGAACTCACCCCGAAAAAGAACTGTTTAACAAAGTAATTATGGTAAAAAGGTCAGTCGATACCCAAACAAAATAAAGGGTTCGACCACCATCTCTGAGAACCGTACACAAAATTGATGTTATTAGCTTTTAACCACCAAAACAAATgatattttgctttttctaataGCTGTATAATCGGAGTTACTATGTTATTGAACAACCTGTTGTTACGTTCATtccaaatcaaccaaacacaaatAAGCCATATTAGTTGTAAAAATGACCGACGAGCCTTCGAGTGACCTGTTAATATTTTGAGGGTGTGCTCCAGACACGCCAATCCATGACCTGATGTGTTGCCATAACGAACCAAAAACGTCGTAATGAAGAAACAGATGTGAGGTCGTTTCTTCCATGCCAcaacctaagacacacgtgttGACTGTAGCATCAAGAAGAACATGCTTTTGAAGGTTGTTTCTAGTTGGTAACTTGTCCTTCAACAAACGCCAGGCAACAATGGAAGCCTTCAACGGAACCTGTGGGTAAGTCCGTAGATGTTAATGTTTGATATGCGCCTCTCATCGTATAGCCTTTGTAAGGATCTGGATCCCATTGCCACCGGTCAGAAACATTAGACTGCACAACAATAGTGTCAAGTAAAGCCCTACACTCCCCTAACATGTCTTCCTCCCATGCCCACAACCGTCTCCTCCAACTCCACACCTCTCCCTCATCCTCCCAACCAAGCTTACACATGTCAGCAACCGTGCTAAGCTTATTTGTCGCGAGATCAAATAAGCGAGCAAATCTCATACACAAAGGAACATCTCCTAACCAtctatcaaaccaaaaaaatgtatttgttcCATCCCCTAATACCTTCGAGACCCTCCCTGCAAACCAGCCCACATCAACCTCTCCTACTCCATCCCTAATCTTCGCTATCTCCCTCCACCAAGGTGACACACTCCGGCCCCCAAACTCCAATCTCCCTGCCTCCTCACCATATCTCGCCGCCAATACTCTACACCAGAACCCCGCTCTATCCACGAACATTctccaacaccattttcctAACAAAGCTAAATTAAATTCCTACCACTGCCTCACCCCATGTAAGTTCAGATTGTAACCTAAGAGGGGGGATGAATTAGGTTTCTAGGAATATTTGGTCAATTTATGCAAGTTTCGCGTTGTTGATAATTTTTCCGGTAAATAATGATGAAGTATGAATacggaaaaataaaagagtaaggGAAGAAGAAAAGACAAAAGAGAATTATAGTGATTCCCCTCTAAATCTTAGGGTCAGTCCACTCCCTTCACACCCTGCGAAGGATTTCACTATGTTATAATCTTTGTTACAAGCAATCTCACCCCAAGACCCCCTAACAATATTTCTAACATAAACACAAGAAAGAAACCTTCTCTCTTGATTACAACACAAATACCAAACACTTTTGATGGACTTTGAATCTTCCCGAATCAATGAACCTTTTACAACAATCACATGATAGCACCCCTACTATCTTAAACAATAATTCTCACCAACAATGGCAAGAAACTTTACAACAAAATAGTTGAAGAATAACAAAGGTATGGCTGTATATCTTTGTCAATATCACTCTAACAAATGGACTTAGTGCTCataaaactttttaataaatgttaaagTGTAGGCAAAATTTTCCAAACAATTTAAAAGAAAGTTTGAAAGTAAGTGATATTGAAAATGtcaattgagataatgaaagaTGTTGTGTGTTAATTGCTTTGATTCTCAATTAAATTTATAGAGgtcaaaaatatgtttatgaagcaatactatttttcaaaaagttttACCAATGAATAAACACATATTTGAAATGGCACCTATTCATAAAAAGAATAGTGAAAACCATTTTGACCGTTGGCTAATAAATTACAACAATAAGCCGTTTGACACTTAATGAAATAATACTCGTTGCATT
It encodes:
- the LOC25488857 gene encoding uncharacterized protein, whose amino-acid sequence is MFVDRAGFWCRVLAARYGEEAGRLEFGGRSVSPWWREIAKIRDGVGEVDVGWFAGRVSKVLGDGTNTFFWFDRWLGDVPLCMRFARLFDLATNKLSTVADMCKLGWEDEGEVWSWRRRLWAWEEDMLGECRALLDTIVVQSNVSDRWQWDPDPYKGYTMRGAYQTLTSTDLPTGSVEGFHCCLAFVEGQVTN